Proteins from one Ipomoea triloba cultivar NCNSP0323 chromosome 1, ASM357664v1 genomic window:
- the LOC116027373 gene encoding patatin-like phospholipase domain-containing protein 2: MASLSSLVLSNPRPLRPLPNPNRNLRLAFPLRTTTALKFSAKANSKPPPPPPPSTAEEKKSFAVATGELFIGLASRILKRQGVGSTEIINAEEGEERVTMFKDDSERESYLWKKRKEGIATVVEDPVQPEVLWEQSVKDVEAERRRKAVTSPGFSFSAAGLLFPYHLGVSQFLIEKGYIKDTTPLAGSSAGAIVCATIASGSSMQEALQATKELAKDCRLKGTAFRLGAVLRNILIETLPDDIHIRSNGRVRIAVTEILWRPRGLLVDQFDSKEDLINAVITSSFIPGYLAPRPVTMFRNRVCIDGGLTLFMPPTSAPETVRVCAFPASRLGLRGIGISPDCNPENRATSRQLFNWALEPAEDDILDMLFELGYADAAVWSEQNPVENLVQDHSSGLENSVEQ, encoded by the exons ATGGCTTCGCTCTCTTCTCTCGTCCTCTCAAACCCTCGCCCTCTCCGCCCTCTGCCTAACCCTAATCGCAACCTCCGCCTCGCTTTCCCGCTCCGCACAACCACCGCGCTCAAATTCTCAGCCAAAGCCAACTCCaaaccaccgccgccgccgccgccgtccaCGGCGGAGGAGAAGAAGTCGTTTGCGGTGGCGACCGGCGAGCTCTTCATTGGCCTAGCTTCGCGGATTCTGAAGCGCCAAGGCGTCGGTAGTACTGAAATAATTAATGCGGAGGAAGGTGAGGAGCGAGTGACGATGTTTAAGGATGATTCGGAGAGGGAGAGCTATTTATGGAAGAAGAGGAAGGAGGGGATTGCGACGGTGGTGGAGGACCCGGTCCAGCCGGAGGTTCTGTGGGAGCAGAGTGTGAAGGATGTAGAAGCCGAGCGGAGGCGAAAGGCGGTTACTAGTCCCGGGTTTAGCTTCTCCGCCGCCGGACTCTTGTTTCCGTACCATCTCGGTGTATCTCAGTTCCTAATTGAGAAAGGATACATCAAG GACACAACGCCCTTAGCTGGTTCATCTGCTGGAGCTATTGTTTGTGCGACAATAGCATCTGGATCCAGTATGCAAGAAGCATTACAAGCAACTAAAGAATTGGCTAAAGATTGCCGGCTTAAGGGAACTGCATTTCGCCTCGGG GCTGTTCtcagaaatattttaattgaaactttGCCAGATGACATCCATATTAGGTCTAATGGAAGAGTTCGTA TTGCCGTAACAGAGATTCTTTGGAGGCCAAGAGGTTTGCTCGTTGATCAGTTTGATTCTAAGGAGGACCTCATAAATGCTGTCATTACATCTTCTTTTATTCCTGG ATATCTTGCACCAAGGCCTGTCACAATGTTCCGAAATCGAGTTTGCATTGATGGGGGTTTGACATTATTTATGCCACCAACTTCTGCTCCTGAAacg GTACGTGTTTGTGCTTTTCCAGCAAGCAGGCTGGGATTGCGGGGAATTGGAATTAGTCCTGACTGCAATCCTGAAAATAGGGCAACATCCCGACAG CTCTTCAACTGGGCACTTGAGCCAGCAGAAGATGATATCCTCGATATGCTCTTCGAGCTTGGGTATGCAGATGCAGCTGTTTGGTCAGAACAAAACCCAGTGGAGAATTTAGTTCAAGATCACAGTTCTGGTTTAGAAAATAGCGTTGAACAATAG
- the LOC116027570 gene encoding pathogenesis-related thaumatin-like protein 3.5, producing the protein MASTAFPKLFLLLLAIASGVKLSKCTNITIINNCKETVWPGITTNNNDSGDGFALKPGQSAVFAAPSGWNGRIWGRTGCNFDKSNGSSTPCQTGSCGGALKCSGTGQPPASIADFTLGETDFYDVSLVDGFNLPIVVKPVNGKGNCSAVGCDKDLRENCPSELALKSGGKTVACRSACNVFDTDEYCCRGAFGRPASCLPTNYSKSFKAACPIAYSFAFDDPTSVVTCSATDYVVSFCSSRNHTQCTFHDKNVSCSSEAKGMAPFFKPWQMLLAVALPTTVINLGVLL; encoded by the exons ATGGCTTCCACTGCATTTCCAAAGCTCTTCCTTCTTTTGCTTGCTATTGCTTCAG GAGTAAAATTGTCAAAGTGTACAAATATCACCATTATAAACAATTGCAAAGAGACGGTATGGCCTGGAATAACCACCAACAACAACGACAGCGGCGACGGTTTCGCGCTAAAACCGGGCCAATCCGCCGTGTTCGCCGCTCCGTCCGGCTGGAACGGCCGGATATGGGGCCGGACCGGCTGCAATTTCGACAAAAGCAACGGGAGCAGCACCCCCTGCCAAACCGGCAGCTGCGGCGGCGCTCTAAAGTGCTCGGGAACCGGCCAGCCGCCGGCGTCGATCGCCGATTTCACTCTCGGCGAGACCGATTTCTACGACGTTAGCCTCGTGGACGGCTTCAATTTGCCGATCGTGGTGAAGCCGGTTAACGGCAAGGGGAACTGCAGCGCCGTCGGATGCGATAAGGACTTGCGGGAGAATTGCCCGTCCGAGCTGGCCTTGAAGTCCGGCGGGAAGACGGTGGCGTGCCGGAGCGCGTGCAACGTGTTCGACACGGACGAGTATTGCTGTCGCGGCGCGTTCGGTAGGCCGGCGTCGTGCTTGCCTACTAACTATTCCAAGAGCTTCAAGGCCGCGTGCCCTATTGCTTACAGCTTCGCCTTTGATGATCCTACCAGTGTTGTCACTTGCTCTGCTACTGATTATGTTGTGTCGTTTTGTTCATCCAG AAATCATACACAGTGCACATTCCATGATAAGAATGTATCCTGCAGTAGTGAAGCAAAAGGGATGGCACCATTCTTCAAACCATGGCAGATGTTGTTGGCGGTTGCTCTTCCGACCACAGTGATCAACCTCGGAGTTCTGCTCTGA